In Dryobates pubescens isolate bDryPub1 chromosome 12, bDryPub1.pri, whole genome shotgun sequence, the genomic stretch gtattggttgacagtcagctgaacatgagtcagcaatgtgcccaggtggccaagaaagccaatggcatcctggcttttATTAGAAatactgtgaccagcaggaatagggaggtgatcatccccctgtgctcagcactagtgaggccacacttcaagtattgtgttcagttctgggcccctcactacaagaaagacattgaggtgctggagcatgtccagagaagagcaatgaggcttgTGAAGAGCCTGAAGCACACGAcctatgaggagcaactgagggagctggggttgttcagtctggagaagagcaggctcattgctctctgtacctacctgaagggaagttggagcaaggagatggtcagccttttctccttggtgtcaaacaccaggacaagaggaaatggtttcaagctgcaccaggggaggtttgggctggatatcaggaaatatttcttcattgaaagggttctcatacattggaatggtctgcacagggcagtggtggagtcaccatccctggaggtgtttaagcagtatGTAGACCTGGCACCTGgcactcagggacatggtttattgtTGCCCCTTCAGTGATAGGTTGatggactgaatgacctttgtgatctcttccaactggatgtatcCTGTGATTCTTTGAGTGTGATCAACATGGCAAATCCTTATCCACCAAGTGgcccacccatcaaatccatgtctTTCCAATTTAGAGACCAGGATGCTGTGAGGGATAGCGTCAAATGCTTTgcacaagtccaggtagatgacatcagttgctcttctcTTTGTCCATCAACactgtcatagaaggccaccaaatGTGTCTTTATCACATCAGTTTAACTCcatctattctatgtattctatctatTTAACCATTGAAAAGTACTATAAAAAATTGTGTTCACAATAGCTATCACTGCACAGTCTCCACTTTCctgtgtttgctttgcctccgTTCTGTGTCTGTGGGAAAGCCTCAGAaatgagggaagagaaaggcaggGTTTAGGCGCAGCAAATCGGGGGCAcggtgccttctcttctcgtCCGTGGCACCCCCCGCCCCGGTCTCCCCGAGTGCCGTAGGCGCATGAATGACAAAACACCGCCCGCTAGTGGCTCAGGCTGCGGGAGCCCGAGGCTCCACCTAACAGGCTGCCGCCCGTGCCTGCTTTGCTGATGCGACttcagcagtggtgctgggacGAAGTGGGAGGTGCTTATTCCTCAGATAAAATCAGCATCTCTGGAAAAGATCAGCACGAAGCTGAGTGAGCAAAGAGCTCTTACTGGAGTGCCACGGACGGCTTGCGCCCTGTTTTTCATGTCCAGGTGAAACACTCTAAATAAGCTAAGGTATTTCATCTTATAGTTACTCCATCAGAAGAGCAAATTGGTTGAAATGTGGTTGTGGTGACCAAACACCTCTATTCTGTGGCACATTCAGAGCCACCAATGAAGTCCAAGAACAGAGCAGTGACCCCCTGAAACTTCCCTGAGGACAGCCCTCCTTGTGGGATAGTGTGGAGATCTCTCTGGTAAGTCTGGGGTGAGCTGGCACCAGCCAGGGAAGCAGCGTAGCACCACCGTGCTTCACACAGCCCCAGCTAATTAGCCCCACTCCAGAGGAGATACTTAAATTAAGTGGAATGCTTTGCTGACACGGCCAACCTGCTCCAAGATGGAGCTCTTACCTCCTGAGCTCAGTGTTGCACTGGGTGGTGTAGACAACCTGGGATGTCCAGGCTGAGTTTTCAGGGTCAGTAGCAAGATGCTTCTTATTTTTCAAAACCTGAAAATATTTCCCTGAGATTTCTCTAAGTCTTTGACCCTGCACAAAACTGTATAGCCCAAGACCTCAGAAGGCCTCTGTCTCCCCTtgattcttttctctcttctgaggTAAGATCTTCCTTAACACATTTGTTTACCTCTTTGTGAAATCCTCCTGCGAttctgcagcctcccccagcactgtgctgcagggctttgctaTTCTTAACCCCTTCCAAGTGTTTCTCTAGTGTTTAGCTGGATCATCTTTATTGCAAATTAAGCTGAtcatttcttctgctgcttctggtgaATGCAGAGGACAATTGCTTAGTCCCTCCACCCACTATAACAAATGTTTATGTGCTGGAAGACTGCTACTGTGCCTCCCCTCCTGTTGTTCTTTtcttagaggggaaaaaaaagaatcaattATTTCCCCCATTCCTTATAAGtcaccttttttctttctttttctttttaaatctcaTATTATTTCGTTGTTCTTTTTTTGGGTGCTCTCCAAATGGTCTCCATCTCCTGTAAAATGTAGTGCCTGGAACCagacacactgttcctgctgagAGCTCAGCAGTATTGAGTAAATGGACAAAATAATtgcttcctttgctgtataCACAAAACTCCCCTTAAAGCATCTCAGTATgggatttgtcttttttttctgggggaTTCTCACTTAACAGACTCCTATTAGGTCCCAACCCAGCGCTTTcattgctgcactgctgccaaagTGGTTATGATCCAGTTTGGTGCCTGTGCAGTCACTTCTCCTGAACTGTATCATGGTCCAGtcacctctgcagagggcagtCCAGCTCTCCAGCGTCTCATGTTCCTCTCAAATTCTGATTGCCCCAGACCCCCTGCCTTCagaaggctctgctgctccccccagcccagctgtcacCCCTTTGGTTTTGTCCTCTGGTCTGTTGTCCAAAACACACAAGGAAATACTGAACAGCCCTGGAGGCAGAACTTCAGGGATATGATCCTCCCAGCTGGGAAAGTGAAGCCCTGATAATTACCCTTGATTGTAACACTTCAACTGGTGCAACCTCTGCATGGGGactctgcttgctgctctggGAGCCTGTAATCTAGACACTTTCTAATGGCTCACTGAAGTCAAAGTATTTTATATCTACCATTTCCCTCCCATCCATCAGACCTGTTagtcagagaaggaaaatagcTGGGTTTGACAGGATTTGTTCTTCAAAATTCCCTGCTGGTTTCTTATCACCTTATTGTCCTTTAGCTACTTATAAATTGATTGTTTCATAATTGGTTCCAGTATCTTTCTAGGTATCACAGttaggctgactggcctgtaatTCCCCAGATCCTCTTACAAGAGTAATTTTCAGAGAAGAATGGCATTTAAGTTAAACAGATATTGAAAGGCATTCCACTTTTGCCCTGCTTATCTTTATTCATtgtctagttttgttccatcccttAAATTAAAACCATGTTTCCCCTAAGTATTTGTCCTCCACTCAAAGCTCAGCAAAATCCAACTCTGCCTTCACCTCTTCTCCTGTGTTCTTGTATTCAAGCTTTCctgttagaatggaatggaatggaatggaatggaatggaatggaatggaatggaatagaatagaatagaataggatagaataggatagaatagaatagaatagaccaggttggaagagaactttgagatctcctagtccaacctatcacccaacaccatctaatcaactaaaccatggcaccaagcaccccatccagtctcttcctaaacacctccagtgatggtgactccaccacctccctggccagcacattccagtggccagtctctctttctatgaagaacttcttcctaacatccagtctaaacctcccctggcacagcttgagactgtgtcttcttgttctgttggtgggtgcctgtgagaagagaccaaccacctcctggctacaacctcccttcaggtaggtgtagacagCAGTAGAGAATTGTTACGTGCTTACCCAGCTTCCCTCCTTCATGATACCTTccatctttctccctctctgttctTTATGTCTTGTTTGCTGTTCCCTAGCAAACTATATTCCCCAGCAGTTATATTCCTGAGTGCCCAGAGGGCTCTGGAAAGAGTCCTGGAAAAATCTCAGAGCTCTGACCTTAAAATGTGGACAAATGACATTTACTGTTATGGTGGGGACATGACAAGCTCTGCCTCAAGATTTGCCCAGGACTAGCTACATTTAAACGATTTCATAGGCCAGTAGGTGGCAGAGAGAAGATGAAATCAGGGAGACTCTGCTCCTAGTGATCAGACAGATTGCTTTGGCTCTAGGTTGGACAAAGACATGTGTTAATAGGTAGCAGGTGTTCAGTATGTTGGGTAGTGTCTACCAAGTGTCTAAGAGTGTCAAGTAAAGCTCCCAGCTTCTTCTGGGGAGACTGAATATGTCTAGTGTTCAGCTTCATTCATGAGCAAAGGGTTTGTGTGTTCAGCAGAAGAACAGGAAGCATGTGCCACTTTCTAGCTAAGCAGATCAGGAGAAGATAACTTTGTTTGAGGGAGGGGTATCGTTATCTAGGGTTGTGCACTATATAATTGCACAATCTGCTATCATGCATGAACAGAGCTGTTCAATAGCATGGCCCTGCCTTGTCCTGACATCATGTCTATGTTGGAAATCCGTTTGGAATGAAAAATCCCACATTCCCCAAGTGACCTCGTAGTCTCTCAGCTAAAGGCCAAGTTGCAGTGGAGACTTCACAGTCTCAGTAGTGCCAGAGACATAAAGTCAGTTATGAGCctcaaagcagctgaaggatgAGAAGTCAGCAATGAGGCAAACTTCTTTccaaagaaaacagcattttaaaatgcaggaGATGTCGATGGCTCTTTGGAGGCAAGAAAAGTTGTGCAGGCAGGAAAAAGTCACCGTCAGTAACAGTGTTATTCTCACTAGCTGCCACTGTTTCTTGAACTGGTTTTTGGAGATGGAAGTACTCAGCACTtctacaggttgcccagtgagaaTGCAAATGCAGGACCAGGTACACAGATTGGCAGTGTTGGCCATTATCAGTCTGGCGCTGTCAGTGTCGCAGTTCTTGTGCAGATTCAGCAAAGGTCTGAAGCTGCATGCGAGGTCCAGGCTAGAAGACCTTTGGTTTTATGGTCTctacttccttctttcacagcCATTGCTTTCATGTCATAAAGGCAGCCCAGACTTCCAGTATTGCCCTGATGTCTGGGAGAATCGTCTGCTTCTTGCTTtactcctcccctgccctcttctCTTCAGCTCCACCTCCAACATTCAGTTCCCTGTGTAGCCCCAGTACAAGAGGAATTCCTTACGGGCTGTCTTCATCTtaatttttctcattttctgtggCCATCTTCTTTGGTGGGAGGAGGCCCCAGTGATCTGGAGAATGTGGTCCAGAGCTCAGTGGCaactttttaaaatgcatcCAGTTGAAGGGACTGTGTGGTTTCCCCAAGCCCAGCAATACCCAGCAAAGTCAGTGGCTCCCCGGTTTAAAGGCTCTGCACCTTGCTGATAGCAGAGAAGGCCCCCTGATCATTCAGATGAAGGTAATATCGACCAAATGATCAGTAACTTGAATAGAATCCCTGCATCAGATGCAGAAATGCAAGCTGTTCTGCAAGTTGCCAGACAGTGTTTGATATTTGGATAGCGTTTGCAAATGGCAGAGAGAAGGTTAATAGGAAATGTCTCTGACAGTAGCTGGATGTAATTTAGAGATGGACTACAGCCATGTAGTTACATACCAGATTTAGGTTTTGGCTCGTTATCTTAGAGAGATAAGGCCCAGGAAGGGATATGCACACTCAGCCAGAGCTGAATTCTCCAAAAAGAGTTTCAGTCTGGGCAGTTTAACATTGGAACCATCTGGCCTCTGTGATGCAGCAGCTTGCAGACACTCTTTAAAGGTGttagctgctggtggtgtcatTTAGTGCTCCCTCTCTTACTGCTTCCCAAAGAGGGTATCAGGGTGGCAGTGATGACCAGTCACTCACGTATTAACCCTAGGTTATCTCAATAGCATATTACAAAACAAAGTAACAAAGAGattcctttcttttcattaaTATTCCTCATTCCTTTGTTGACCACACTGTGCCTTTTCTCATTCACTTTGTGTTCTTGGGACTTGTGTCTTCTCCTCTGTGTGTCTTCTCTGCAGGAAGACCATTGCCATGCTTTATGCAGCACAGACTGAAAGATGTCATGCGTGGATCTCTACTACTTCTCTATAAGAGAGTGATTCATTATGGTGTTCTGAATATGACCTTCATTCCAACTGCATGCATAGagattgatttttcttttgtgtctcCAAACTGGTCCCTCTTGCAAAATGTGATCCTGTTCCAACTCTCACTtatccttcagctcttttgaAATACAGTTTGAAGAACATCATCTCTGCCTCCAGTTGTGCTTTGGACTTTGCGGCTATGCAACTCAGCACAAAAGCTGCTTGGGAAGACAGCTGTTGAAATGAGGCTCTGAACTTACATGGGCACAAATGCCCAAAAACACTGCAGAGAGGCCTGAAACCACTGATGGCCATCATATCATAATGTCTCATTCAAATGACAGCTTTTCTAGAGACAGAGAGTCTCCCATTGCCATTCTGGGGAATTAAATTCACTGTTGAGTCTGCataaagaaagaggagagcttCTTGCTGCTTCATCATTTTATGGGCCTGGCAGCCCTCTCACTGCTTAGCAGATCTTGCTTCCAGTAAtcctctttttccttcagaGCTGAGCACCAAGAGAATGTTCAGAGACATTCACACTGAAAAACTATAGAAACAGCACCTCAGAATACCTTTGGCTTATAACCAAAATTTATAGGGCAGTTAGTTATGCTTGTGGATGCATTACTGAGCCTGGgatttctctcttctgtggGCTCTCCAGCATTTTTGCAGATGACTGAGGGTCGGTCAGTGTGCCTGGGGTAACATTCCTGTTTGCTGGGCTACTGGAATTCGGCTACACTCCTTAACAAAACAGTTTGGTTTAGACATTGCTGCTGCATGTGCATGTGCAAGATGCTCTGGGTGGAAAAATGAGCAGAACTAAGACACTGAAAGGTGAGGTTGCAAAATTGGTATTTCTCAGCCTTGATTAATATTGAGTGATGATCTCTTTTTCCCATACTGCTTCCTTTTCCAGGTAAAAGGCGTTAAAGAGCAGCCAAAGTATCTGACAATGCCAAACATGGACCCAGTACCTCAGTGCATGTCTGTGCTGAAGATCAACAATGTTTACTTGGCTGTTAGAGCTGGGAGTAGGGTAATAAATTAATTCAATTAGTTCTGCCACTATCAGAGATGTTGGCACTCCTTTTTCACCTGCCACACCTAAAGACCAGCAAGTGAGGacacacagagagctgtgctgaagcATAGCTGAActgcagagatgcttcagtccctgCTTAACTGTGCAAACTCCAATTTATGCATGTATTAGGTTTTCACTGCCTGACGCCtgttcctctcccccctctgctTTTCATGTTCAGTGGATTCtcctctctgtgtctctgcctctctttctctattttttttttcctccctattGTTTCCCACGTCACTAACTGTCACTCACTTCATAAAGCCGTCTGGCTCAGAGCTTAAATATTGCAGGGCAACTAAAACCCACCATCAGAGCCAATTCAGTCATATCTGTTCAGTCGTGCGACAAGATTGGGACTTTTAGGGTAGGGAAGAAGAGAGACAAAAGTTCACTCTTCCCTGCAGAGTGCCAAGAGAGGAGGGGGACACATTTCTTCGGTGGAGCCTTTCACAGCGGCAAGTTGCTTGCTCAACATCCTTAACCTATACCGTCTTTTGTTTGCTGGTAGTGTGCTCAGGTTGCAGCATCTGGAAGTGCAGGGTGGGAGCTTGCAACAAGCCCACGTGAGTTAAGAGCACAAGTCTGTCGACTCTGCGTGGGCTTAGGCATTCTCCTGTTCTTTCCTCATGCTAGGCAATTTAAGGGAAAAGGTGACTACCTAAACTAATTGCTTGCACCTTTTCTGAGACTTGAGGGGCTGTCTGCTTACAGGTGGAATCCTAGACATTGGAACTGGTTGTACCACTCATCTTCACCTAAAATTGCTCCTTGCAACTGTCTGAGCAACCTTGGATCACTTCATTTGCAGAAAATAGAGAGGATGGTCTGGAAGTGATCTCAGGAAGGGTTTAACCAAATGTATCAAGCTGCAAGCGAGACATTTGATGGGGTTAGGTAGGAaacattttcccttctcttgtACAGTGAGTTTTCTCTATAATAAGGTTTACCACATCTAGAATGTTGCTCATGCATGCCGCAGTGGAAATGTTCATACGGTAGCTGTGGATATCAGCGTGACTcccagagaaagaaagggatggGGTTAACTGTGGTGGCTGGCGGACAACAAAGTTTATATTGTGTGTAGCCATGTTTTGTACAGAGCTGCACATGATCGGCAACTGTTGTGTGCACTTTGCAGAAAGAGAATGTTTAAATCAGTTTAGGTAGTGTATGTAAACAGCATAATCTTCTGCTAGACTTGTTAATGTAAGTGTTGACATTAGCACACTCTTTTACACAACTTTAATGACTGAGAAAGCAGCAATTTTCCTTGGTGATTACATTGCACATTTGCCGCTTAGGCATGCAAGGTGTTCGTGCAAGCTGAAGGACCGCATTCTGCTGCCTGTTTGCTAACAGGAGTATCCCAGGGTGAAATTTTACAAGGTTTGAAGGCAAGGGAAAGGAGTCTGTCTTGACTTAGAAAATATGACATCAGaaggggtttatttttgttgaaAATGTGTGAAATtccccagagccacagagccctcaGTGTTTTGTgtggtgtgtctctgtgtgaaTACCTACACACAGTAGCAGAAACAAGCTGGTATGCGCCGGTGTGTCGTAACACACCGCGCTACAAACCTATCCCAGCGGTACCTGACGAAGGAGGGAAGTTTAGATACTCAGTTTCCATGCTGTGGActgtgctttctttttctcagcACTTGTGTATGCATGTCTGCATTTAGGAAACTATAGACTGTGGTAGCATCTAAGAGATTAACTTCTAGACCCATGTGCATGGCTGTTTTATGAGTTTCGGTTGTCATGGTCCACAAGTTGGTGTTTGTGGATCGCTGTAGTACTCTGCATTCCTCAGAGACTTTAGACTGCTGTGATGTGTTAAATTACCCCATCCAAAACACGtttcctctttatttccttGGCTAAAATTAGATACTAGGAAGTTTCAGATAGGTAGGATGACGTCCTGGCCTTCTTATCATGCAGGAATGACAGATGTGACTTGCATTACTTGAAAATGGGCTCTTTCTTAGCTTtccaataggttggactcgatgatccttggggtctcttccaataggttggactcgatgatccttggggtctcttccaatcttagttatactgtgatactgtgaaatctgTAGCTGGCTTCCAGATCTGCATTAGCCTGAGACAGCAGCATTGACAttttagagagagaaaatgtcAGTCTGACTGACTTTAGAAGACTGACTGACTGACTTTAGAAGAGGACACAAAGAGTAGCCCAAATAACTCCAAATGATTATGTTTTATATAATAAAAAACCTAGTATATATAGCAGTTATTGAACACAGTATTACTAACATAGTAATGGCATTGCAATTGTTATTCTTACCTCACATAGCAATTTCTAATGTAGATTCCATACATGTAACCCAGAGAGAATTCAGGCTTGTGCAAGTGCAAGATGGGCACCAGTTTGAGATCTGTTTGATCAGTGTGTGGTTCTGGTGCAGAAGAGCTTGGGTGCTTGAAagcttcattcttttttttctaaccACTGCAGCCACACGCTGATGAATCTGTTCTACTGTACTGCTGGTGAGTGTTTGTACGTGTACAAAATCTAAGCAGGCTCACACAACCAAGCCTACAAGGGGCCACAGAAGGCTGCTACCTGGAAAAGGAGTTAAATATAGTCTCTGTCTGAAAAACAATTGCCCATTTAGATCCAGGGACGAAAGAATTTAGCAAGCAGTTAGATCTAGTtttccagcccttctcctgctaATACATCATTGTGAGCAGGCAAATAAGCAGGCAAGCCACTGTCTTTCTGTTCTCAAATCGCATCAGAGAAAGACTTACTGTTtgaaagcagcaaaagaaaTCAGTGGGAAAACCTGAAGTCTTTTACATTTAGCATAATTTTTGgtcattctctctcttttctttttttgttttgtttgtttgttttgttttgtttccttagaCAGTAAGAAATGGGTGACTGGAGTTTCTTGGGAAACATTTTAGAGCAGGTGAACGAGCAATCCACTGTCATCGGGAGAGTCTGGCTCACAGTGCTCTTCATATTCCGCATCCTGATCCTGGGAACAGCTGCTGAGCTAGTGTGGGGAGATGAACAGTCAGACTTTGTGTGCAACACCCAGCAACCTGGTTGTGAGAATGTCTGCTATGATGAGGCCTTCCCCATCTCCCACATCCGGCTGTGGGTCCTGCAGATCATTTTCGTGTCCACGCCTTCGCTAATGTACTTTGGGCATGCAGTGCACCATGTCCGcatggaggagaaaaggagagagagggaggaagctgAGAGGCGTCAGCAAGCTGAGGTGGATGAAGAAAAGCTGCCCCTGgctcccaaccaaaacaaaggcAATAACCCTGATGGGACCAAGAAGTTTCGCCTGGAGGGTACCCTCCTGAGAACCTACATATTCCACATCATTTTCAAAACCCTCTTTGAGGTAGGATTCATAGTGGGTCAGTACTTCCTGTATGGCTTCCGAATTCTTCCCCTTTACCGCTGCGGACGCTGGCCCTGTCCCAATCTTGTGGACTGTTTTGTCTCCAGGCCCACAGAGAAGACCATCTTTATC encodes the following:
- the GJA8 gene encoding gap junction alpha-8 protein — protein: MGDWSFLGNILEQVNEQSTVIGRVWLTVLFIFRILILGTAAELVWGDEQSDFVCNTQQPGCENVCYDEAFPISHIRLWVLQIIFVSTPSLMYFGHAVHHVRMEEKRREREEAERRQQAEVDEEKLPLAPNQNKGNNPDGTKKFRLEGTLLRTYIFHIIFKTLFEVGFIVGQYFLYGFRILPLYRCGRWPCPNLVDCFVSRPTEKTIFIMFMLVVASVSLFLNLVEISHLILKRIRKALRRPAEEQLGEVPEKPLHAITVSSIPKAKGYKLLEEEKPVSHYFPLTEVGVEPSPLPSAFNEFEEKIGMGPLEDLSRAFDERLPSYAQAKEPEEGKVRAEEEEQGEEQPAPQEEPGVKKAEEEVVSDEVEGPSAPADLATDMRPLSRLSKASSRARSDDLTV